Genomic window (Bacillota bacterium):
GTGGTCTATCTCAAAGGGGCTCTCAGGATTTATAGTCTAACCATTGGTGCGATACCTTCGCTTGAAAAAGGAGATGTGATTAGTTTTGGGGCAGGAGGCAACTCCATCAAATATATTGGCAGCGGCTGGCACGGGCCAGAACCGCGCCACACATGGACATCAGATAGAGCGGAGCTTTACTTGCCGCTCAGGCCGGACAAGGAGGCGAGGTTAAAATTTAGACTCGTTTATCCGCATGACGAGAACTACGTCAATCTGTCTGTCAATGGGCATCCAATTGGCAAGTGGAGGGGGGGTTGCGCAGGAGAGGAATGGGGTTACTACAAGGTCATGACTATTCCCAAAGAGGTGCTGTCTGCGGACGGGCTCCAGCTAATAACCCTCGGAATGCCTAATGCTTACAGGCCAAATGATACTGCGGACAGAAACGCTCGGGTGTTGGGCCTGCCGGTTATGAGTATTGAAATCATCGAATAGGAGAGGAATACAATGATATTCATAACATTTGCGTATTTAGATCCCGGAACCGGAAGTTATATTATGCAGCTGATTGCAGCGTCTATCTTAACTGTCGGCGCAGGTGTGGTGGCTTTTTGGAAGAAAATAAGAGCCAGGTTCTCAAACGAGGGAAAGGCCGATGGGGAATAGATTGCCGTCATCCTTTCGTGATCCCGGAGGATACATATTTGAAGAGCACGGGAAGCTATTTCGTCACATAAACAAAAGCTGTCTTGAAGACTTTTTATTTTTCATGGATAGTGGCCTTTATGACAGGCTTGCGGCAGAGAGAAAGATCGTCAAGCATGAACAGGTATTTTCAGATGAAAATCATATAATTATCGAACCCGAAAAAATCCCATTTATAACGTATCCGTACGAGTGGTCTTTAAGCCAATATAAAGATGCAGCATTACTAACACTTGAGCTTGCGGCAGTTGCCTTAGAGTACGATATGATACTCAAGGACGCCAGCGCCTATAATATCCAGTTTAACGAAGGGCATCCGGTTTTGATTGATACGCTGTCATTTACCAGATATAAAGAGGGAACTCCGTGGGTCGCTTACAGGCAGTTCTGTCAGCATTTCCTTGCCCCCATTGCCTTGATGGCATTGAAGGACCCTAGACTTTCGCAAATGATGCGCGTTTATATTGATGGAGTTCCACTAGATTTGGCCTCAAAGCTGCTGCCTGCAAAGACCAAGTTTGATTTTGGGCTCCAACTACATATTCATCAACACGCAAGGCAACAACTCAAGCACGCTAGCGATTCAGGTAATATAACCAAGAATATAAAAATTTCGAAGGCGTCATTAATCGCTATTTTAGACCATCTTCGTTCTACCATAAAAAAACTTAACAAACGTAGTGGTACAACGCAGTGGGTTTCCTATTATCAAAATATGCACAATTATTCTGAAGAGGCTTTTTCAGAAAAGATAAACATCGTCCGCCAATTCCTTCGTCAAACGAACGCCCGACTCGTATGCGACATGGGGGCAAACGTCGGTGTATTTTCAGCCATAGCCTCAGAAAACGCCAAATTAGTGGTTGCATACGATATCGACCACGATGCGGTAGACGTTCATTATAATAGTCTTAAACGGTCGGGAATACACAATGTAGTTCCGGCAGTTTTGGATATTGCAAATCCAAGCCCGGCGATTGGATGGGCACTTCGAGAACGGATGTCTACTTTCGAGCGGGGGAATTTTGACTGCGTGATGGCGCTGGCAATT
Coding sequences:
- a CDS encoding SAM-dependent methyltransferase, which encodes MGNRLPSSFRDPGGYIFEEHGKLFRHINKSCLEDFLFFMDSGLYDRLAAERKIVKHEQVFSDENHIIIEPEKIPFITYPYEWSLSQYKDAALLTLELAAVALEYDMILKDASAYNIQFNEGHPVLIDTLSFTRYKEGTPWVAYRQFCQHFLAPIALMALKDPRLSQMMRVYIDGVPLDLASKLLPAKTKFDFGLQLHIHQHARQQLKHASDSGNITKNIKISKASLIAILDHLRSTIKKLNKRSGTTQWVSYYQNMHNYSEEAFSEKINIVRQFLRQTNARLVCDMGANVGVFSAIASENAKLVVAYDIDHDAVDVHYNSLKRSGIHNVVPAVLDIANPSPAIGWALRERMSTFERGNFDCVMALAIIHHICISGNVPLDMAAETFATLGKWLIIEFVPKSDSQVKKLLSTREDIFSEYNERGFEDAFSQKFEIISKSVVTGNERAIYLMR